The DNA region ACGCCGGAGAACAACTACGACGTGCAGATGCGGACCGGGCTGAACAACACCGACTACCGGAGCGTCTCCGCGGGCGACGTGTTGCTGGCCGCGGCGTACATGCGCTCGGAGAGCGGCGAGGCGACCGTCCAGTTCAACGTCCAGAACGACAACACCGAGGCGTTCTCCGAGACGACCGGCACGAACCAGGTGACGGTCGGTTCTGAGTGGCAGCGGTACTACTTCCCCGTCGAGATCGGCGCGGACGCCGACGCCGGGACGTGGTGGTCGGAGTTCTGGCTCGGGTTCGGCCAGGGCACCGTCGACATCGGCGGCGTGGCCCTGCTCGACTTCGGGTCCGGTGCCAGCGCGGGGAACCTTCCCTCGGGCACCGCCAGCGACGACGACCTGTACTACGGCGACGTGTACACGGACGTGATGGGGATGGACCTGCCCGCGCCGGAGTTCAAGATCGCCGACTCGGAGTCGGCGACCATCGAGTCCGGCTCGATGATCATCGAGAACCCCAACGGATCGCTCTCCTCGCCGTCGCTGGGTGACGTGCCGTTCACGGAGGCGAGGCGCTTCGAGGTCACGAGCGAACCCGACAACGCCTACGACGTGCAGTTCCGGGCGAACGTCCCCGAGTCGGTCTCGGCGGGCGACGTGCTGCTCGCGGTCGCGTACCTGCGTTCACCCTCGGAGGACCCGCAAGCGTCGTTCTACGCGGTCGACGCGGGCGACTTCGGGAACGACGCGGCCGGCAACACCAGCCCGACCGTCGCCGGCGAGTGGGAGCGCCACTACTTCCCGATCCAGTTCAGCGACGACACGAGCGCCGGGAACGCGTACGTCCAGCTGCGGCTCGGGTTCGAGGGACAGACCGTCGACGTGGGCGGGTTCGCCCTGCTGGACTTCGACGGCGCGGCGTCCGTCGGGAACCTCCCCAGCGGGACCCTGGCCCCCGACCAGTACGACGAGTGGCCCGACGTGTCCGACCCCTACTACTCGACGCTGGTCGAGGACCTGCGGGACCGGGAGCTGGGCGCCGCCGGCCGGTTCGTCTACGCGAACAACGAGGCCGACACCTTCGCCGCGTACGAACTCGCTCGCCCGGGGGAGGACAGCCCCGGCAGCGCGACCCGCTCGTCGCTCGACGTGAGCGGCGCGGACGTGCCCTTCTCCGAGGCGACCCGGATAGACATCACGGAGACGCCGAACAACGCCTACGAGTTCAGCCTCAAGGGGCTCGTCGAGGACAGGTCGATCGGCAGCGGCGACGTGCTGCTGGGCGTCGCGTACCTGCGCACGCCCGACGAGGACGGGGAGGCGTCGATCACCTACAAGTCGACGGAGAACGGGTCGATCTCGTCGAACTACGTCACGAAGGGGCGGCCGACCGTCGGCCCGGAGTGGGAGCGGTACTACTTCCCCGTCGAGTTCGCCTCCGACGGCGCCAGCGGCGAGTGGTTCACCGAGATGTGGCTGGGCAACGAGGTCCAGACCGTCGACATCGGCGGCCTGGCGCTGGTCGACTTCGCGCAGGGCGTCTCGGTCGACGCCCTCCCGGCCTGGCAGGAGTCGCCCGCCCCCGGCTGGGAGGCCGAAGCCGACCAGCGCATCCAGGAACACCGGACGGCCGAGATGCGGGTCGACGTCGTCGACGAGGAGGGCGACCCCGTCGAGGGCGCCGAGGTGTCCGTCGAGATGCGGGACCACGAGTTCGGCTTCGGCATCATGACCAACGCCGGCGAACTGCAGAGCGCCTCCGAGGGCGACCCTTACGTCGAGAACCGCAAGGGGATGTTCAACCTCGGCGTGCTGGAGAACGCCCACAAGTGGCGCTTCTGGGAGAACGACAAGGAGGCGCCCGACGCCGCCGTCGAGTGGTTCAACGAGTTGGGCTGGGACGTGCGCGGCCACGTCGCCCTGTGGGGGAGCGTCTCCTCGTACGCCGTCCCCAACGACGTGGTCGAGGCGATGGGCGCCCCCTGGGAGGCCCAGGGGATCGAGGCCGGCGAGCCCGACCCCGAGTACGTCCGCGAGCAGACGCTGAACCACGTCCGCGACATCATCGAGTACTACGGCGACGACATCGACGAGTGGGAGGTCATGAACGAGATCATCCCGCAGCCGGGCCTGGTCAAGGCGATCAACGGCATCCAGGCGACCGAGGACACGACGATGACCGACCCGCGCCCGGAGGAAGCACAGATCATAAACGAGTGGATGGCCGAGGCCCGCGACGCCGGCCACGAGGACCTCTCGCTGGCGATCAACGACTACAACACCATCGAGGGGCCGTACAACAACCGCCGCGAGCGCTACCGGGCCCAGATCGAGAACATCGAGAACTCCGAGATCGCCGACCTGGACGCGGTCGGTCTGCAGAGCCACTTCAGCCAGAGCAGCAAGCTGCTGCCCTCGGAGACGATGGCGGCGCTGGACAGCTACGCCCAGTACGACGTGCGCCTGCGGATCACGGAGTTCGACATGTCCGACGAGAACTGGTCCGAGGAGAACAAGGCCGACTTCTTCTACCAGTTCCTCAAGACCGTCTTCAGCCACCCCGCGGTCGACGACTTCGTGGTCTGGGGGCTGATCGACACGCTGCACTGGCGCGACGACGCGCCGTTCTACGCGGCCGGCTGGGAGGAGAAACCAGCCCTCGACCGCTACCGCGACCTCGTGTTCGACCAGTGGTGGACCGAGGCGTCGGGCACCACCGACGCCTCCGGCGCCTACTCGCTGCAGGGCTTCAAGGGCGAGTACGCGGTCGACGTGAGCTACGAGGACGCGTCTGTCTCGGCGACGACCACGCTCTCGGACGGGGGGACGACCCTCGAAGTCTCGCTCGACGGCGACTACGCCGAGGAGGGCGGCGGGGAGAGCGACGACGGTGGCGACTACAGCGGCCCGACCGCCGACGCCGGGTCGGCCAAGCGCGTGCGGCCCGGCGAGGAGGTCACGCTGAACGGCGGCGGGTCCAGCGGCAGGGACATCTCCTACGAGTGGTTCCAGATGTACGAGTCGACGACCGCCGACCCGGCGGTCTCGCTCACCGGGAAGGAGACGGCGAGCGCGTCGTTCACCGCCCCGGAGGTCGAGGAGACCCGGGCGCTTGACTTCCGCCTGGAGGTCACCGACGCCAGGGGCAACACCGCCCAGGACACCGTCGACGTGGTCGTCGAACCGGCCGACACGGCGACGCCAACGGCGACGCCCACGGAGACGGCCACCCCCACCGCGACGCCCACGGCGACGCCGACCGACACGCCGACCGCGACGCCGACCGACACCCCCACGCCGACGGAGACGCCCACGGCGACGCCGACCGACACGCCGACCGCGACACCGACGGATACCCCCACGCCGACGGAGACGCCCACGGCGACGCCGACCGACACGCCGACCGCGACGCCTGCCGGGACCGACCCGGCGACGCCCGAGCCGGAGGAGACGACGGCGGGCGACGGCCCGGGCATGGGTATCGTCTCGACGGTCGCGACCCTCGGCGGGCTCGCCAGCGTCGCGAAGTACCTCGCCGGCGACGACGGGGACGACGACGCCTGACGCGTCTCGTTCCCGCCCGGCGCTGTCAGACGTAGCCCGCCGCTTCCCCCGGGGGTCCCAGGCCCCGCTTCGCAGCCTTCTCGTCCCGTTTCCCGACGTGGGGACGGGCAGTTCTCTGACCACGGCCCCCGTCCGAATACCGGACGTGAGACTGTCGTCGGAACCATTAATATCCGCGTCCACCACCGAATAGCCGTAATGACAGCCGACTCCGACGCAGCCTACCGTGACCCGACGGTACCGACATCGCGGCGTATCGAGGATCTGCTCTCACGAATGACGGTCGAGGAGAAGGCCGCCCAGCTCGGGTCCGTCAGCCCGAGCAGCGGCGTCGCCGACAACGCCGGCGAGGACGACGAGGGGCACGAACTCGTCGAGGACGGTCAGCTCAACCGCGAAGTCGTCGACGAACTGATCGGCGACGGGGTCGGCCACCTCACCCGGGTCGGCGGCGAGGGGAGCCTCCCCCCGGAACAGGCCGCCGCCGTCACCAACGAGATCCAGGAGTACCTCGTCGAGGAGACGCGGCTCGGCATCCCCGCGATCCCCCACGAGGAGTGTCTCAGCGGCTACATGGGCCCCGAGGGCACCACCTTCCCGCAGGGGATCGGCATGGCCAGCACCTGGGACCCCGAGCTCATGCAGGCGGTCACCGACACCATCGGCGACCAGCTGGAAGCCATCGGCACCGCCCACGCGCTCTCGCCGGTGCTGGACGTGGCCCGCGACCTCCGCTGGGGCCGCGTCGAGGAGACATTCGGCGAGGACCCGTATCTCATCGCCGAGATGGCGACCGCCTACGTCCGGGGGCTGCAGGGCGACTCCCCGGCCGACGGCATCTCCGCCACCCTCAAGCACTTCGTCGGTCACGGCGTCGGCGCGGGCGGGAAGAACCGCTCGTCGGTCGACGTGAGCGAGCGCACCCTCCGGGAGGTCCACATGTTCCCGTTCGAGGCGGCCGTCCAGGAGGCCGACGCCGAGGCCGTGATGAACGCCTACCACGACATCGACGGCGTCCCCTGCGCGAAAGACGAGTGGCTGCTGACCGACGTGCTGCGCGGCGAGTGGGGCTTCGACGGCCACGTCGTCTCCGACTACTTCAGCGTCGACTTCCTCAAGGAGGAACACGGCGTCGCCGCCACCCAGCAGGAGGCCGCCGTCTCGGCCGTCGAGGCCGGCATCGACGTGGAGCTGCCCAACACGGACTGCTACGAGTACCTCGCCGAGGCCGTCCGCGACGGCGACCTCGCAGAGGAGACGCTCGACGAGTCGGTCCGCCGCGTGCTGCACGCGAAGTTCGAGAAGGGCCTGTTCGAGGACCCGACCGTCGACGTCGACGCCGCGACCGACCCCTACGAGGACGAGGCCGCGGCCGGGCTGGCCCGCGAGGCCGCCCGCGACTCGCTGGTCGTCCTGAAGAACGACGATGACCTGCTGCCGCTGGACGACGCCGACTCCGTCGCCGTGGTCGGCCCGAAGGCCGACGACAAGAAGGGGATGCTCGGCGACTACGCCTACGCCGCCCACTACCCCGAGGAGGAGTACGAGTTCGAGGCCGACACCCCCCTGGCGGCCATCGAGAACCGCGTCGACGCCGACGTGACCTACGCCCAGGGCTGTACGGCGACCGGCACCGCCACGGACAAGATCGGCCGCGCCGTCGAGGCAGCCGAGGGCGCCGACGTGGCGCTGGCGTTCGTCGGCGCCCGCTCGGCCGTCGACTTCTCCGACGTGGACGCCGAGAAGTCCGAACAGCCCATGGTGCCGACCAGCGGCGAGGGCTGTGACGTGACCGACCTCGGGCTGCCCGGCGTCCAGGAGCAGCTCGTCGCGCAGGTCGAGGAGACTGACACACCCGTCGTCGTCGTGCTCGTCAGCGGGAAGCCCCACGCGATCCCGGAGATCGACGCGGGCGCCGACGCCGTCGTCCAGGCGTGGCTCCCCGGCGAGGAGGCCGGCAACGCCGTCGTCGACGTGGTCTTCGAGGGCCACGACTCCGGCGGCCACCTGCCGGTGTCGATGCCCAAGTCGGTCGGGCAGCTCCCGGTCCACTACAGCCGCAAGCCCAACACCTACAGCGAGACGTACGTCTACGACGACGCCCAGCCGGTCTACCCGTTCGGCCACGGGCTGAGCTACGCCGAGTTCGAGTACTCCGAGCTGGACCTGTCGGACGTGGACGTCGACCCCTCCGGCACCTTCACCGCGAGCGTCACCGTCGAGAACACGGCCGACCGCGCCGGCAGCGACGTGGTCCAGCTGTACGTCTCCGCGGAGAACCCCGACCTGGCACGGCCGGTCCAGGAACTGGTCGGCTTCGAGCGCGTCGAGCTCGACGCCGGCGAGTCGACCCGGGTGAGCTTCGAGCTGGGCGCGAGCCAGCTGGCCTACCACGACCGCAACGCGAACCTCGCGGTCGAGGCCGGCGACTACGAGCTGCGGGTCGGCCACTCCGCCGAGGAGATCGCCGAGACCGCCCGCCTGTCCGTGACCGACACGAAGCAGGTCCCGCGGACGGGCCGCCGCTACTTCACCGAGACGAGCCTCGACCGGGCCTGACCGGTCCCCCCGGTCGCCGCTTCGCTCCGCGCCGTTTCGTTCCGTCGTCGCGCTCCCGGATACGGCGTGGCCCGTCCGCCGGGACGGCCATTATCGAACGTGACATACGCACGGCGACCGACGATTCGGTCCCTGTTCACGCGCACGCGCGTTGTAAGATCCAAGCATCCGTCTACGCCGTCCGGGCGCCACGAGGCAAGTTCTCATGGGTGATACCGATGTGGTCGACCCGGCCGCCGGGCGAGCGCGGGCGGGCGGCGCTCTCGCCGGTGTGGCAACCCTTTTCGGGACCGCCCGACAACCGGGGAGCATGGTTCGGGCGTCGGTCGCCGACGGAGGGGTCCGGTCGTGAGCGAGCAGAGCGACGAGCAGACGGGCAGGGAGGCGGCCGCCGAGGCGCTGTGCGAGCAGAACCGGAAGGTCCTCGGCGTGTTCACGATCGCCGTCGTGTTCCTGCTGCTCCAGCTCCCGTACCTGGTCGTCACCGACGCGGACTCGTCGCTGTTCGTCGTGGCGGTGTTGAACGTCGTCGGGAGCGGGGCGTTCGCCCTCCTCAGCGGCGGCGCGCTCTGGTTCTGCCGCCAGCGGGCGATGTGAGTCGTCGGCCGACGAGAGGCGGTCGGCGTCGCGGCCCGCAGTACGCGGTCGTCCGGTCCGGTAGCTACGGGCGAGGTGACCGACGGCGAGAAGTTTCGAGGGTGATGCGACCGGCGGCGAGACGTTCCGGGGCCCTCAGGCCGACGACGTGGCGCGGGCGTACAGCTTGTTCGCCAGCAGGAAGCCGTACGCGGTCGCGCCCAGGACGATGAGGGTGGTCCCGAAGATGCCCAGCATCGCGGCGAAGACCTTGTGGGCGAGGACGACGCCCTCGACCTGTCCGAACGTCTGGTACTGCTCGGGGATCCCGTTCATCAGCGAGATCGGCCCGGCGTCGCCGCCGATGACGATGGCCGGCGTCCCGTTGACGAAGGTCGCGCCCAGGACGATACAGCCCACGCCCATGAGGATGACCATCAGCGAGATGTTCCCGACCATGAAGTAGTACAGCGCCAGCGCGTACGCCCGGACGCCGTCCGCCTCCTGACGGGCTCGTTCGATTTCCTGTCTCATTGCGATAGAGTGTTTCACACACCTATTTGAAGGTTGCGCTTGCGGGAGCGACCCAGCCCGACCCGCGAACAAGATCAGTCCCCGCTCGGTATGAAATAATCAGGAAGTTTTATATAGAGCTGGCAGAAGGTAGAGGTATGCGGAAGCCTGACAGCATCCGTGACAAGGAGTTATCGCGACGCCGGTACGCGCAGATACTGGCTGGAATGGGAGCCGCGGGCGTGGCCGGCTGTGGGAGCGACGGTGGGTCCACCGCCACACCCGGGTCGGAGGACACCCCCACGCCGACGCCCAGCGGGGACGGCGGGGACGACGGCGACGGTGGCGACGGTGAGACCGACAGCGCGACCGCGACCGCCGAGGAGCCGGTGACGCGGCAGGTCAACTACGCGGTGGCGAACTCGCCGGACGTGTTCAACTGGAACCCGTGGACGCCTCAGGACAACACCATCGGCGACCTGTGGATGTCGGACCTCCACGGGCTGCGGAACGTCCACACGACGAACCTGTCGTACTCGGGGACGACGGTGCCGACCCCGCACAAGCCCGACCACGAGGAGATCGAGATCATGACGTGGATCTCGGGCTACGAGGTCGAGCCCCCCTACGACTGGTACGACCACCACGACGACCGGTCGGCCTACTGGAACGGCGACCCCCACGACGCCGAAGCGCGCGAGACGCACAACCACGTCCACTGGTTCCAGGACGGCAACAAGTTCACCGAGGGCACGACCTTCAACGAGCGCGCCGAATCCCAGTGGACTCACCACATGTGGCAGGCCAAGGGTTCGGTCCCCGAGCAGGACCCCAACCCGACGGCGCGGGTCGTGCTCCGCTCGCAGGCCGGTCCGGTCGACGGCAACCCGCCGATCCACCCCGACTTCACGGAGCCGTACCTCGAACGCTACCAGGACGCGGGCAACTCCGACGAGGTCAGCTCGATCACCGACGAGCTCGTCAGCGACCGGATCAGCCTCGACCGGATGGCCATGGAGGGCGGCACCGACGAGATGCTCGCCGGCACGGGTCCCTACCGGCTGGAGTCGATGGACGACGTGGGCTCCGAGCGGATGATCCTGCACCTCAACCCCGACCACCCCAACGCGGAGAACACCAACGTCGAGCGGCTCGCGCTCTACTGGGCCGAGGGCGACCGGCGCCAGACGCTCGTCAACGAGGGCGTGCTCGACGTCGACTCCGGCGCCGTCACCGACAGCGGGGCGACCACCCGCGAGTCGCTGCCGGACCACGTCCAGGAGTTCACCCGCTGGCTGCGCGCCACGGGCGGCGACGTCTGGCAGCTCAACTGGCAGAACCCGCACCTCCAGAACCTCTGGGTGCGCCGCGCGCTCATCGAGGCCATCGACTGGAACGCCGTCTCCGCCAACGGCTGGGGCGAGGACGCCTCCCAGGTCACCCAGCACGACACGTTCCTGCTGGACGCCCAGTCCGAGAACACGTTCTCGGAGGACTTCCTCGACCAGCTGCACCACTACTCGCGCTCCTCGAACAAGGAGAACGCCAACGAGTACATGCGGCGGGCGGGCTACAGCAAGCAGGGCGGCCAGTGGGTCGACCCCAACGGCAACCCCGCCGAGATCGACCTCTCGTCGCGGTCGGGCAGCCCCGCAAACGTGCAGGGCGCCCAGACCATCCGCGCCAACCTCGCCAACTGGGGCTTCGGCGTGAACTTCACCACGCAGGGCTGGAACACGTGGTCGAACACCATCGACCCGAACAACGGCCTCAACTACGACTCGACGATGTTCTGGCACGGCGACCCGTACGTCTTCCAGTACTACCACGACCGCGGCGCGTGGTGGGACCTGGGCCTGGTCGCCGGCAGCCCGACCGGCAACCCCTTCGACGCCGACCCCGAGGACGAGGTCGACACGCAGGGCAAGCCGATCGTCCAGCAGGTGCCCGACGAGCCGGGCGCCTTCGAGGCCCCCGACGAGGCCGGCAAGTCGCCGGACCTCGACAACGCCACGGAGGTCAACCTCGTCGAGACGGTCAACGCGATCCGCGAGCCGGGTAACTCCGAGGAAGCCCAGCAGGAGCTGTACCGCACCTGCGCGAAGTACTACAACTTCTACGTCCCGCACTTCGTCTTCCACCAGTACCTGATGGGCTCGTACGGCGACGTGCGCGACTTCGACTGGCCGGACCCGTCCGCCCGCGCCTTCGACTACGAGCGCTCGTTCGGTATCGAGGACGTGCTCGTGCTCGGCGGCATCACCCAGGCCAGCACCGACACGGAGTTCGAGCCGCCGGAATAAGCGGCTGACTCCCCGTATCGACAGCCGAACACCCGGTCGTCCGGGCCGACGTTTCTCCGCGTTTCTCGCCGTCCAGCGTGAGAAGTGGTCGCCAGCCCCCGCTCCGTACCGTCGGAATTCGCGGACCGCTCCCGCCGACCGTCGCGGCGTCAGCCGTCGGTCGCCGGGCGGATCGCACCGTGTTTCAGCATGTGGAATACCGGCTGGTCGCCGGGGCCGGCGGTCCCGTACTCGCGGTCGTCGTCGTGGGCGGGCCACTCGAAGTCGCGGGTGTTGCCCCAGAGACCGTCGACGCTGTTGCCCAGGTAGATGTCCGGGAGGGCGTCGTTCCACCAGGTCGCGAACGTCGCGATCGCGTCGACGGTCGTCTCGCGGTCGTTCGGGGCCTCGATCGTCCGCCAGGTGTCGAGGAGGTCGACCGTCCGGCGCTCGCCGTCGGGGGCGTCGACGGCGCCGGGCGTCCGCGGGACGGACGCCGCGACGGGTTTGCCGCGGCTGCCCGCCTCGGCGCCGGGGTCGTCGACGCCGTAGCCGATCGCGGTCGCGCCGTCGCCGGTCACGTCGTAGACGCTGTAGGGGTCGCCGTCGAAGCTCCAGACGACGACGTCGTGGGTGTGGTTCGAGACGGCGCTGTAGACGTTGCTGTTGGTGAGCCGGTCGGTCTCGACGTCGAAGCCGAACCGCGAGAGGCTCGACGCGACGACCTCGGTCGCCGACACGTAGTCGGACCACACGGGCGTCGCGATCCGGATCGCGGGGCGCTCGCCGTCCGGGCCGCGCCAGTCGCCGTTGTCGTCGCGGCTGTAGCCGCCCGCGCGCATGTACTCGGCGGCGGTCGCCTCGTCGGCCTCGACGGGGTAGCGGTGGAGCCGCTCGCGGACCTCGTCGGGGAGCCACCGGCGGGCGGCGGGCGCCGAGAGGCCCGTCTGCAGTTCGATCGGCTCGCCCCAGTCGGCCACGTCGACGATCTGGTCGACGGGGACGACCGAGAGGAGTGCCCGCCGGACGGGCCGGCGTCCCAGGTGCGGGTCCCGCCAGTCGAGCACGAGCTTGGTGCCGGAGTCGGTCGGGTAGGTCGCGAGCTGTTCGAGGTTCCCCGGCGGGGAGCCGCGCTGGTCGGCGAGCAGCCCGTTGCCGCCGTCGAGCCACCCCTTGTCGATGAGGTTCTCGACGGACATCGACTGGACGACGGGGAACCACAGGCGCGGGACCGCGACCTCGTCGGCGCGGGGGTGGTCGTCGTAGCGCTCCAGCATCAGCCGGTTGATCGACACCTCGACGAGCTCGTAGGGGCCACAGCCCAGCCCCTCGTCGGCGAGCGTCTCCAGTCCGGGGCTGTCCGTCCGGAGCTCGGCGACGACCTCCGAGCGGCGCTCGTCGGTCCCGGCCTCGCGGAGCCGGTCGAGCCACGGCTCGTAGCGGTCGGCCCGGGTCCGGACGGCGCCGCCCGCCGCCGCCGCGAGCGCGAGCGGCCGGTCCAGGGGCCGCTCGAAGCGGTAGCGGAGGGTCCGCTCGTCGCGGAGGTCGACGCCGTAGCCGTCGTCGCCGCCGACGAACGACGCGATGCGCTCCTCGACCCACGCGTCGCGGGCGGTGACGGGGTCGCCCGACCACCAGGTGTAGCCGTCGGCGTAGGTGACGGTCGCGGTGTCGCCGTCGATATCGACCGACTCAACCACGTCGCCGAGCCGGCGGTCGCCGCCGGGCGTGGTGTACGACTCCGCCTCGAAGAGGACCGAGTAGAACGCCGCGGGGTCCGAGCTGGACCACGGGCCGACGTGGACGTTCTCGGGGACGTAGGGGAACTGGAAGCCGAACACCCGCGGCGAGTCGACGATCTCGTTCGGCTCGGTGCAGCCGGCCAGCGACCCGGCCGCCCCGGCGCCGAGCGCGGCGAGGTACGCCCGCCGGGTCAACCCGCCGCCCGCCCGCCCTTCGGAACCAGGTTCCATCGCCGCGAGGTTATGGACGACCCGCCTTAAGGCCTCCGGGGGCGAACCCGCCCGAGCGGTCGGGCCCGCGGTGCCTCGGAGACGGTCAGCCGTGAGAGTCCCCGTCCGATCAGATTCGACACGGCGCGGCCCGAAACGTCCCGGGTGCGAACGGTTCTCTCCCGCGGCGGCCAGGCGGGGGCAGGTTCGCTGTATCCAGCGGATCGCCACCCGCCGGCCTCCGGCAAGCGGAAAAGACATATAGGGTCGATCGTACAAGTCGTAGTATGGATGATTATGTGTCACAGGAAGCCCTGCGGTTCGTCGTGATCGGGCTCGTGGCGATGGCCGCCGTCGCCGTGGGCGCCGCGACGATCACGGCGACCGTCGACACCGGGGCGGCGACCGGTGCCGGGGAGGACCCGGCGCAGGATCCGAACGAGCAGGGACCAAACCAGGGTGGTAGCAGCGGAGACGGCCCGGGCGGGGGTGACGGGCTCAACCGAAGCGGGGGCGGTGCCGACGGCGACGTGGTCCAGTACACCACCTGCGTCGAGCCGCTGACGACGTGGTACGGCGGCCTGGTGTACTTCGGCGCCGCCGCGATGCTCGTCTTCCTGATCAAGCGCCGGTACTCGTTCGGCGCCGCGTTCCTGGGGCTGTACGCGCTCGCGCCGCCCGTCCTCCTGGCGTACTTCCTCGGGACCGACTGCGCGACCGTCGGCGGTCCCGGCCTGGGCGACGGGACGGTCGGCGGCTCGACCAACACCTCCACGTCGCCGGTCGCGTCGATGGACGTGCCGCCCGCGGCCGTCCTCGGCGTGTTCGGGGTCGTGCTCGTCGCGACGGCCGCGGTCCTGTTCCGCGCGTCGAGCGACCAGCAGATCACCACCATGGAGGAGGAAGCCGTCGACGAGGGCGAGGGCGCCGACGTGATGGACCTCGCCCAGGCCGCCGGTCGCGCGGCCGACCGCCTGGAAGAGCACAACGCCGACGTGGACAACGAGGTCTACCGCGCGTGGTGGGAGATGACCA from Halosimplex halophilum includes:
- a CDS encoding DUF4129 domain-containing protein, which gives rise to MDDYVSQEALRFVVIGLVAMAAVAVGAATITATVDTGAATGAGEDPAQDPNEQGPNQGGSSGDGPGGGDGLNRSGGGADGDVVQYTTCVEPLTTWYGGLVYFGAAAMLVFLIKRRYSFGAAFLGLYALAPPVLLAYFLGTDCATVGGPGLGDGTVGGSTNTSTSPVASMDVPPAAVLGVFGVVLVATAAVLFRASSDQQITTMEEEAVDEGEGADVMDLAQAAGRAADRLEEHNADVDNEVYRAWWEMTSMLDVPNPDSATPGEFAEAAVDVGLGEEDVQELTRLFEEVRYGKRDAESREDLAIDVFRNIEQEYGGATDSSVGEGGDDGY
- a CDS encoding ABC transporter substrate-binding protein, with protein sequence MEPGSEGRAGGGLTRRAYLAALGAGAAGSLAGCTEPNEIVDSPRVFGFQFPYVPENVHVGPWSSSDPAAFYSVLFEAESYTTPGGDRRLGDVVESVDIDGDTATVTYADGYTWWSGDPVTARDAWVEERIASFVGGDDGYGVDLRDERTLRYRFERPLDRPLALAAAAGGAVRTRADRYEPWLDRLREAGTDERRSEVVAELRTDSPGLETLADEGLGCGPYELVEVSINRLMLERYDDHPRADEVAVPRLWFPVVQSMSVENLIDKGWLDGGNGLLADQRGSPPGNLEQLATYPTDSGTKLVLDWRDPHLGRRPVRRALLSVVPVDQIVDVADWGEPIELQTGLSAPAARRWLPDEVRERLHRYPVEADEATAAEYMRAGGYSRDDNGDWRGPDGERPAIRIATPVWSDYVSATEVVASSLSRFGFDVETDRLTNSNVYSAVSNHTHDVVVWSFDGDPYSVYDVTGDGATAIGYGVDDPGAEAGSRGKPVAASVPRTPGAVDAPDGERRTVDLLDTWRTIEAPNDRETTVDAIATFATWWNDALPDIYLGNSVDGLWGNTRDFEWPAHDDDREYGTAGPGDQPVFHMLKHGAIRPATDG